Genomic DNA from Epinephelus fuscoguttatus linkage group LG14, E.fuscoguttatus.final_Chr_v1:
ACACAACGGgatttttgattaataattatcAGTGATGCGGAGGTGATATCGCTCGTAATAAGCCCgtaaaggcaaataacagaACTTGAACAGTCTCGTAAGCTTAGAAAATTATAGTAcgttaaaaacaagaaaagacaacacttgcgatatttaaaatctaagacgatatctagTCTTATATCATGATATTGATACAATACAGACATACTGCCCAGCTCTGCTATATTACTATTTGCTCAAGTGTGTACAATGTAGTAGGCTACTGCACTTACAGTGGAGAATACTTAcgtaaaagttaaaaaaatactcaattaCTAGTAAAAGTCCTGATCTATAAAAGTTACATGAGAAGTAAAAGTAAAGAAGTGTAAATATAGCTAATGCTGGCGCACGTCCATGGCCGTAAATGTAGGCGGAGTGAAGGGTGAACAACATGTTCCCTACACCAGTGGTGGAATGCAACAAGAACTTTACTGCAATACACATCTGATGTACTCGTTCTTCCCTTGAGTCTCTTCTTTAATGCAAACTTTATTACATCTCAGAGGGAGATAGTGTACTTTTTCTCTTCACTGCATTtctctgacagctttagttacttttcaaaTTAAGATTTCTGGGAACAAAACAGAAGGAGAGTTTATAAAGTATGATATTTTGTTATAATTCAAGCTTCTCAAGAGTTTAAACAAGTACCGCTGGAGcgattagtcgattaatcaGTTACTTGATTGACATAAAATTAATTAGCAACTATTTTGGCGGTTGAAGTCGTTTTTCACGTTTTCAGCTTCACAAACGTaaaagatttgctgcttttcttagTTTAAAAATGAGCCAAATAAAACCTACTTAACAGTAAAATCCTGTTTTTTACATGAATACAGGAGGAATAATGATCTAATGATATCATACATAATAGTAAAACAGTCACAGGGGACATTTAATAACTAAACAATTGGAGATGTGGGCTAACTAATAGTATAAGGTTGTAACTAATACGTAATAGCTCATACATTAAGgctttttaaatctaaatgtgcaAAGTAATTATACTAGAGTAGATGCCAAATAACTGGAGAggtgtaaaaagtacaatatgtcTCTCTTTTGTGAAACTAAAATATTCATGTAATAAAGAAGTACAAGAACAGCACCTGAATAACCTGTTAAAAAGTAACAGCTGCTTTTAAATAACAGACTCTCCTCTTAACTCTGGTGGCGTCACAGCTCGACCTGACAAACAATGTAAATCTTTGGAAAAAGCAAAAGCCATGAGATGAAAAGGGTTCAAATGTATAATTGATTTTGAGAAATAAATCCATCTTATAAATAGCCtatttaacacacattaaagaccATATACTCAAAATGGATAATATACTTTCAGTATCAACGTTAAAAAGCAGGTGTAGTTCCTGTTTGTACAACTGCACGTGGACTTTTCAATAATCTTATTAAAACACGTAACCGTCAAATTAGTCAAGTGAAAGGTatcattaagaaaaaaacaatgaactgCTTTGAAATACCTAAAAACATGAACCTGATTTGCACCAGTGGTTTTACTATCACTGCTCTACAAATGCACTTTGTCTTCATGTAACACTTCATCTTTTCCAGAATGAATCTCTTCAGTTCATCTGCGTTTAATAATTTAATGACTCAGCCTGTCTGCTCACCTCACAAATATGTGTTTCCTTTCATTATAACAAGGTGCTCAATAAATAAAAGCCCCCGTACAAAGATCACTGAATCACCACAGAGAACCTTTAATGTCTCTCATGTGATTTTGCAGTAACAGCCTCGATCTCTGCAGGATTTCTCTGCAGTCACGCTCAGGAACACAGACGCACACTCGCACTGCCAATCATGTTATTCCACTCTTTGCTATTTGAGAGTGAAAGCTGCTCTCAGCGCGATCCTGCTGTGCCGAGAGGCTCAGGTGACTTTCAGGATGTGATGCAGTAATTACAGTCGTCctgctgcagctttaaaggAGGAATATTACAACGACTAAATGTCACAATGGTGGACAGTTTGACAACTTGGTaaaaatcttaatttaaaaaaacagagaagccTCATTTGTGTCCCAGCTGCATGCTAAGATTCACAGtaaattgttttgtcagttaGAAATCAATGTACGTCACTGTTTTGTCGTGACAGTAAAGTTATGCAAGACGTGCACCGGCGGTTGTCGATCAAACTTTGCAGAACCACCGGCAATTAAACttcacaaagagaaacaaacaaaatcttttgacaaatatttaatgattttgtttgtttggttggtttTGTGAGATCCTCCTGGAGCTGCTCTGAGTGCTTCTTGTGTTTCCTTTGTGCCTCTCATTGACGGAAAAACTATTCCATCAATACTTGACTCAAAAATCAAAGgaatttaagtttttaagttttggtgagttttgtcACTTTTCCATCGTGAACATACTTCACACACAAAACCTGCTCAGACCTGGTATGTAGCATGTTGTTGAGACACAAGATCCTGCTTCCACCTTGTATTAACATTCAGTTTGTATCTGGATATCTAATCTGGATTAAATAAACAGGTTAATGAAGATGTTAAAGGGTGACTTGAGTATTTTTCAACTCAGacccttttttcccatgtttcgGTGTCTAGATGACTGATAGGAACATCAGTTTTTGACACTGGTCCTGTATTGAGAGAGACTGCTGTATCCGATAGCAGCAAAACCAGCTGCAATGTAATCTCTAAGGGCAATTGTACGTCATCAGTTTAAATTTACGTCCCTTTAAAAGTGTCTGTTTTTGCCagtgacaggctcagattgttatattaaatgtctgacaacattctAGACAGGATCCCTACAGAAAAAGACCTTTTTGtcaaagagtaagatcctttttgtttaatcacAAACAGCCAAGATAGCTATGGTCAAaccagccagactccatttaaataaacagtaattttgtcatcgttaaacacacttcattcaaagccaacagaaacaaaataaaacccacaaaaactatcttggttcgtctttccactgttccaacaatcatcaACTCTGGTTCGGTTGAAACAAACAATCAATTCACTtagttaaatattaaaatatgctgcctctgtacacgctaaaattactgtttttttaaatggagtctggtcgTTTCCGCAACAGCGATTTCAGGCTGTTTCTGGCTAAACAAAAATGACCatactctttaaaaaaaaaaggtctatctctgtaggaatCCTTTGCTTAAATTGTTGGACACTTAGGGGCTGTGCACATGCCACGTTTTTTGCAcgctcaaattcattgttttcaatgcagGCACACTCAAAGCTCCTGAAAGTTTGCTCATAAAAGTACCTGCACCTGACCTTGCAGGTgcaggtggttaaagacgcggcatgtgtacagccccttatagtaacaatctgagcctgtccaTAGCAAAAACAAGTACAACTACTGGCGGcatttgtgcaccatcaatttaaGTAGTACGCCATTCTTTTAAATCCTTGTTTTAAATCCTTGAATTGATATATTGATCCAGATCGATGTATCATTACACCCTATTCACCAACTATAtattttgtaatgtaatgtaacgtTACATAGGACGTAAACTGATGGTACTCAAATGCCCCCAGTGGTTACAGCgcagcctgttttgccactGCTGACTGTTTGCTCAATACAGAACCACTTTCATAGgaattattgttttcattagtCACTTACacccaaaaatgtgaaaatagaCTCCAGGttgaaaacaccacagtgacCCTTTAATTCATGCAGATTGCACTGCAGTGAGAGTGTGACTGAATGGGTCAGACCACACCTAAAGGTGGGCTACTTCTCAGTTTGCAATTACCTGTCACCTTCTGTAACTTGACCCTAACCTTGCATGTCGTAGCACCCCCCATTGCTCTCCTTTCACCAGCTCTACCTGGATCTGATCATAGTACGGGCAGAATCAAGATAACAGGATCACTTATTAATACCAGGTGTGAGAACAAAGGTCAGAGGATCAGATGTCAGTATGAACATAATGTATACAGATCAAATGTTAAGACCAGGTGTGAAGGTACAGTCATATTATATTTCTGTTAAACAAACTGTAACCCTTAAAAGTcaagtgtgcaggatttaggggacTATATGGGCAGAAATGGATATAATATTTTTgttaattatgttttcattagtttataatcacctgaaacaaaGAATTTTGTTACCGTTcccttagaatgagacgtttatatctacatacaaagCAGGTCCTtttccacagagtccgccatgttgtttctacagtggcttttgcctgatatcagacagaggTGTCAACTCTTAATATTCTGTTTACTTTTTGGGTGTGACATTGTGTCCACTCTCTATTGATTTCCGTGAGGGACGGGGTTTTGAGTTTCCCTAATTCAGTCACTAGAGACCAAAGTATACGTCCAAATCTAATGTCATTTTAACTCCATACTGATGTGTGGCTATGCCAACATACCTGTTTTGACTACTTGATTTTGAGAGTGGAGTGGAGCGAAGCAGGGATGCACGGTCATGGATTTTTTGCTGGTATCCAATATGCAGATACcaaacaactcatttgactgataataaataccaatatcaatatatccacttttttcccacctaattttagtgatcatcaagtctcttctgtagtggaattaacatcatattatacatgtatACTTTTAtcatgacggcccaccagcagatggagacatgaaatacagtactTTTCAATGTACgtaatattcattcatcatGCTAACTTAGAAAAAGCATGATGGCTGATTTGGTCGATACTGGTCGATACCAAATATTACTTTTTAAGGTGACTCAACGGCTCCGTTATTGGCAACAGCCATTTCAACAACATGCTTCAGGCGCCACAATAATAAGTGCACTTCCTGTTCCCTCCACAATAAGAGTCCCCCACTTCCTCTTAACGTGTAAAAGTTTATACTGCCTGTTGTATAGAGTTACCTGtataaatgcaacaaatatgCAAACATAAGCATATTAACACCAATGACATACTGATATTATCacgcatgttggctgattccggtatttcattttaaagccaatatcagccGATATCAATGGAGTGCCGATATTATCGAGAAcgaagtaaaaacaaactacgATGTTGGGCGGTATTAAGAAGACATGTTGATTAAGAACAGCCTCAATAGCAGTGTCTATGATGTTAAAAGCACTCACAATTGTTGTTTCATTtcaattgttgttgttgttgtttcatgtcacaatgtCACAAATTAGTCAACTTGAACTTGGTGGAGCGGGCTGATTCGAAGGCCTGGACTGAGGCAACAGTGGtccagaaaggacaaaccaaacactggctctagaaagggccaTTTGCCTTTTTCGCATTGGCCACCGTTTCTCCCCAACACCAGGGTTGTCAAACTTATTTTCAATTTACAGGATGAAAGCTACTcgctgtttaacttgctcctgaaacctggcacttCTTAACCTTCACAAGTGTATCACCATGAAGTGTGCAAGGTCATCCAGCGggctggattggaccctttgaTGGGCTGGTTCTGGCCCTGGCCGTATGTTTAACACACCTgccctacacacttggcacacggTAGAAGTATGCATTGGTTGcattctgcaacctcaccactagatggcactaaatcctgcacaccaGACCTTTAAGAGGACGTGATGTCACATTCTGATGCAGgtattaaataaatatgaatgacAGCGATCACAGATTGTAAACACAATGTATTAAATATAGTGATAAAGCACGCTCAGATAAtaatttcttcattttcagacACAGAGCTTCAGTGTTTCAGCACATTCGTCTGGTCAAAGCTGAACAAAGGAGCAGGAGCAGCTGGAGATCacactgaaacaggaaacacacacttgGATTTGTCCATCTGAGCGAACACTCAGAGGACAGAAATGTTAAGTGACCAGACCTTTTGTGTAATCACCAAAGTTAGTGGCTTTTCGAGCACAAAGAATTCTTTTTCCTGAGTGCAGAATGGTTTTTATCAAGTTTGAATTTGATTTCTCTCAGGAATAAAACGTTGGCACAGGAGTGAGCTGCCACCAGAGTCCAGTTAGTGTGACTCAGTGTTTGACATTTCCATCCTTGGCTACGCTGccttcttttctctctggtAGCCGTGTTTTTTATGTGGTCTTGATTTGACTCTCAAAGCTGATTCGCTCTTCAAGGACTCCTTTTTCCCTTTCATGAGCTCCTCCCCTCCTGGTTTCCATAGCAACAGCTGAGCATCCTCACCCCCAGTGACCAGAGCCTCCCCCACCGCATCCCAGAGGAAGCAGCGTACCGTGGAGGTGTGGCCGTCCTTGAGGGTCCTGAGCAGGCGAAGCCCCCTGTCGTCACACTCCATCAGGTGGAGGTCCCCTCTGTTCTTCCCTCCGACCACCAGCAGCTTCTGGGCCTCCTCCAGCCAACTCCCCCCGACCAGGTAATCTACGCCTCCCCCATCAGCCAGCACAGTCAGGCTGCGAGCGTCAGAGGTGCTGAAAACAGTGAGGGGCTCATCTGTGTCCAGCTGACCCAGATCCCACAGGTGCAGCCCCTCATCGTGGCTGAGGCACAGCAGCTGGGTGTAGTCCGCTCCGGACCAACAGACGGAGCCGGCAGACGAGTCGCTGTTACAGGTGGCCAGCAGCGCCTCCTCCTCCGCTCCTCGGCTCAGGTCAAACACATTAACAAGGCCGTCTGTGGAGCTGGACGCCAGGCGGTCTTTGTCTCGAGGGTGGAAGCGcacctgtgtgatgtcatcactgtgTGACTCAGAATACACCCCGAGGAGCACACCACCTGGTTTCCTGACGTCCCAGAAAACCAGGAAGCTGTCTTCATCGTTGACCTGCTCGGTGCCtgcacacagcagtgtgtcGCTGCAGCTCAGGTCGAAGCTGCAGTAGCTGTGTGACGGGTCGCTTTTAAACACCTGGGCTGCGTCTGACCCGGGACGGCGGACGTCCCACGCCCGTACCGTCCCATCAGCAGAACCAGAGTAGAGGAGGTCAGGGGAGGTGTGGGAGAAAACAACCCCACAGATCGGCCCACTGTGGCCCTGATACTCTCCCACCATATTCAGGGTGTCCTTGTTGTGGAGGTGGACGGTGAAGTTGGAGCAGGACACAGCCAGCAGGCCGGCCGGCTGCAGGGCGACGTTCAGCAGGTAGGTGGGTTCCTCTGGGCGAGACCGCCGAGCGATGGACAGACCTTTGAGCTTCTCCTCCAAACCCTCCATGGCAGCTCAGCATTAAGAGATTCAACCACACTggacaggaagaagaaaaacacaaatttagaGCTGCATCTCAGCAGCCACAGCTACTCCATGAAATctctcagaaaaaaacacccaccATATTTGTAGTCTTTAAACTTTTGCACATCCCCTCGAATATATTTTTGCACATTCCTGCCGAGCACACAGCTTGGTTCGGTCACCTCTCTGTGCAGtaataaaacaaactgtttcAATTGATCCACAATGCGTGGAAAATAATAGGTGTCAAAGAGCACGTTTCGATGCAGTCTATTTTTGGACAGGTTACTCTCAGTCGAGCCGATAAGATCATCAATGACTCCCCTCATGGTCTGCGCACAGAGTACAAGCTGCTGCCCTCTGGGAGAAGATTTAGAGCGCCTGGTTACAGACTGAGCAGAtttgaaaattcattcataCCTCTGTCTGTAAAGTTTTTAAACAGCGGCAGATAAAGTCAGATCTTGCATTGGATTATGACGAGTTACTGAACTGCATTTTTTAGCATatgatgttatttatttctctaTCT
This window encodes:
- the wdr89 gene encoding WD repeat-containing protein 89 gives rise to the protein MEGLEEKLKGLSIARRSRPEEPTYLLNVALQPAGLLAVSCSNFTVHLHNKDTLNMVGEYQGHSGPICGVVFSHTSPDLLYSGSADGTVRAWDVRRPGSDAAQVFKSDPSHSYCSFDLSCSDTLLCAGTEQVNDEDSFLVFWDVRKPGGVLLGVYSESHSDDITQVRFHPRDKDRLASSSTDGLVNVFDLSRGAEEEALLATCNSDSSAGSVCWSGADYTQLLCLSHDEGLHLWDLGQLDTDEPLTVFSTSDARSLTVLADGGGVDYLVGGSWLEEAQKLLVVGGKNRGDLHLMECDDRGLRLLRTLKDGHTSTVRCFLWDAVGEALVTGGEDAQLLLWKPGGEELMKGKKESLKSESALRVKSRPHKKHGYQREKKAA